From the genome of Pseudomonas helvetica:
GGTGATGTGCAGCGATTCAGCCGGGTCGTCGCCTTCCCAGATGATCGCGGTCTGTTCGCCGCGTTGGGCGAGGTGGCGATCGATGCAGTTATAGCTGACGTTGAGCTGAGCACCGGCAAACCATTGTGCCGCGCCGGTTTTGATATTCGTGTGTTGAACGCTTTGCCAGGGGGTCGACCAGTCAAGAAAACGCTTGGCCTGTTCGGCCCAGAAAACCTCGGGTTGCTCGATGGATTGGCGGTACAGGCGCTGGTAGTCGTCCTGACTCAGTTGCGCAGCCTGGCGGACGGCATCGGCTTTGGGGAACGTGCTGATATCGAACATGGCGGTTCCTTATGCTTGTATTGCACAAGTGATAAAGATGCGCCGAGTGACTATCGGGTTCAAGAGGGGAGCTACGCGACCCTCGTAGGAGCAGAGCTTGCTCGCGATGAACGATGATGCGGTGTATCGGATACACCGCAGCGCCTGCATCGCGAGCAAGCTTTGAGGGTCAAATCACCCGCGGTGACGACCGCGGAAGTAGTTGATCAGGCCCTGGGTCGAAGCGTCTTCGGCCGGGGTTTCTTCGCTGCCGACCAGGCGGCTGTAGACGCCTTTGCCCAGCTCCTTGCCCAACTCAACACCCCATTGGTCGAAGGCGTTGATGCCCCAGATCACGCTCTGCACGAACACCTTGTGCTCGTACATCGCCACCAGCGCGCCAAGACGACGCGGGCTGATGCGCTCGACCACCAGGGTGTTGCTCGGGCGGTTGCCCGGGATCACCTTGTGCGGCGCGAGTTTTTGCACCTGGTCTTCGGCCACGCCTTTTTCACGCAGCTCGGCTTCCGCCTCGGCGCGGGTCTTGCCGAGCATCAGCGCCTGGCTTTGCGACAGGCAGTTGGCGTACAGCCACTGATGGTGGTCGGCAACCGGGTTGAAGCTGACGATCGGCACGATGAAGTCGGCTGGAATCAGCTGGGTGCCTTGGTGCAGCAACTGGTGATAGGCGTGTTGACCGTTGCAACCGACGCCGCCCCAGATGACCGGACCGGTATCGGTGGAAACCGGCGTGCCGTCCTGACGTACGCTCTTGCCGTTGGACTCCATGTCCAGTTGCTGCAAGTGCTTGGTGATGTTGCGCAGGTAGTGGTCATACGGCAGGATCGCGTGGCTTTGCGCGCCCCAGAAGTTGCCATACCAGACACCGAGCAATGCCAGCAGCACCGGCATGTTCTGTTCGAACGGTGCGCTCTGGAAGTGCTGGTCCATGGTGTAGGCGCCGGACAGCAGTTCCTTGAAGTTCGACATGCCGATGGCCAGGGCAATCGGCAAACCGATGGCCGACCACAGCGAGTAACGCCCACCAACCCAGTCCCACATCGGGAAGATGTTTTCTTCGCGAATACCGAAGGCCACGGCCGCAGCGTTGTTGCTCGAAACGGCGATGAAGTGGCGATACAGCTCGGCTTCGGAGCCGCCCTGAGCCAGGTACCAGGCGCGAGCGGCCTGGGCGTTTTTCAGGGTTTCGAGGGTGTTGAAGGATTTCGAGGAAACGATGAACAGCGTGGTTTCGGCACGAATCTTTGCCGACAGCTCATGGAATTCGCTGCCGTCGATGTTCGCCAGGTAATGGCAGCGCACGCCTTTCTGGGCGTAGGACAACAGCGCTTCGGACACCAGTTCAGGGCCGAGGAACGAACCACCGATGCCGATGTTCACCACGTCAGTGATCGGCTTCTCGGTGTAACCACGCCACAGGCCGTCGTGAATGCGCCCGACCAGCTCGGTGATCTGGTTCAGCACTTTGTGCACGTCAGGCATGACGTTGACGCCATTGACCGACAGCTTGTCGCCCACCGGGCGGCGCAGGGCCGTATGCAACGCCGGACGGCCTTCGGAGGCATTGACGATTTCGCCGTTGAACAACGCCTTGATCGCGTCTTGCAAGCCGACTTCGTTCGCCAGGCCCACCAGCAGATTGCGGGTTTCGGTGTTGATCAGGTTTTTCGAGTAATCAAGAAATAGTCCACAGCTGCTCAGTGTGAACTGGGTAAAACGCTGCGGGTCGGCATTGAACGCTTCGCGCATGCTGAAATCCTGCATGGCTTGGCGGTGATCATTCAGCGCCTGCCAGGCTGGCAGAGCGGTAACGTCATGAGGAGTGCGGTAGTACGCCATCGCTGCGGGTTTCCTTTTACTTGGACTGCCTTTAGGACACTGAAAAATCCGGAATGTCCTGTTTGATGACAGGCGCCCTCCGGTTGAACTGCGAATAAACGATTTAATAGCGCAGGGCGATTACAGTAAACCTCGCGGTGTGATCTGTCTTGGCTTTGTCTGACCTGTGGCCGGTACTATTTTGTACCGGCACTTAAGGTCGCCAGGCAGGCGGGCTTTCAGTGTTCGGAGTACGGGGGAGGGCTCAGGCGACCTGAACCGGGATGGCATTGCTGGTATGGCTCAGCTCGTTGCCGGGGGCCATGTAGAGCATGCGCGGTTTGAAATTGAGCAGTTCGGCTTCGCTGTAATGAGCGTAAGCGCAGATGATCACCCGATCACCGACCTTGGCCTTGTGTGCGGCGGCACCGTTGACCGAGATCATGCGCGAGCCTTCTTCGCCACGAATGGCGTAAGTGGTGAAGCGTTCGCCGTTGTCGACGTTGTAGATCTGGATCTGTTCGTACTCACGGATCCCGGACAGGTCCAGCCATTCGCCGTCGATGGCGCAAGAGCCTTCGTAGTCGAGCACTGCGTGGGTAACTTCGGCGCGATGCAGCTTGGCTTTGAGCATGATGGCGTGCATGAGTGTTTCCCTTGGTCAGATCCGAACGGCGGGCAGTTTGCCCGAAGCTTTTGAGGCCGGCAATACACCGCAAAAGATCGCAGCCTGCGGCAGCTCCTACACCGAATCGTATAATTCTGTAGTTGCTGCCGCCGGCTGCGATCTTTTGATCTTGCCCTTTAAACCGGAGCGTCGAGGTTCAGGTGCAGGTTGTCGATCAACCGGGTCGTGCCCAGGAAAGCGGCCACCAGGATCACCAGGTCACGGTCATCCACGGTCGCTGGGCGCAGGGTCAGTGCGTGGCGGATTTCCAGGTAATCAGGACGCAACCCGGCGGCCTGGAGCTGCTCGATCTTCCGGGCCAGGAGCGCCGGGTAATCGCGTTCGCCCTGTTTGATGGCTTCGGCGATGTCGCTCAGCGTGCGATACACAATTGGCGCGACGGCCCGCTGTTCTTCACTGAGGAAACCATTGCGCGAGGACAGCGCCAGACCGTCGGCGGCTCTTACGGTGGGTTCGCCAATGATCTGGATCGGCATGTTCAGGTCATGCACCAGCGCGCGAATCACCGCCAGTTGCTGGAAGTCCTTCTGACCGAAGACCGCGAGGTCTGGCTGGACCATGTTGAACAACTTGCTGACCACCGTCGCCACGCCTTCGAAATGCCCGGGGCGGCTGGCGCCACACAGGCCTTCAGACAGCAGTGGAACGCTGACGCGGGTCTGGCCGGCCATGCCGTCCGGGTACATTTCCTCGACGGTTGGGGCGAACAGCAGGTGACAGCCGGCTTGCAGCAGTTTCTCCTGATCGGCGGCCAAGGTCCGCGGATACTTGTCGAGGTCTTCGCCGGCACCGAATTGCAGCGGGTTGACGAAAATGCTTGCGACCACAAAGTCCGCTCGTTGGGCGGCTTTGGTGACCAGTGCGACGTGACCGCTGTGCAGGTTGCCCATGGTCGGTACGAAGCCGATACGTTTGCCTTCGCCGCGAGCGCGGGCGACGGCGGCACGCAGTTCGCGTACGGTTTTGACAGTGTTCATGCAGAGAATCCGTGTTCGGCGCCAGGGAAGGTTGCGGCTTTGACTTCAGCGACGTAAGCGCTCAGGGCGGCGTGAATGCTGTCTTGGCCGGCCATGAAGTTCTTCACGAACTTCGGTGCGCGGCCGCTGAGGGACAGGCCGAGCATGTCGTGCAGTACCAGCACCTGACCGTCGGTGGCATTGCCGGCGCCGATGCCGATCACCGGAATCTTCACCGCTTGAGTGATTTCGTGGGCCAGCTCGCTCGGTACACATTCGAGCAACAGCATCGCCGCGCCGGCCTGTTCCAGGGCAATCGCGTCGGCACGCATCTGCCGGGCCTGGTTTTCATTGCGGCCCTGAACTTTATAGCCGCCGAGAATGTTCACCGACTGTGGCGTCAGCCCCATGTGCGCGCACACCGGAATACCGCGTTCGGCCAGCAGACGAATCGACTCGGCCAGCCACAGCGCGCCTTCGACCTTGACCATGTGTGCACCGGCCTGCATCAACTGGGCACTGTTGGTCATCGTTTGCTCGATGGTGGCGTAGGCCATGAACGGCAGGTCCGCGAGGATCAAGGCATCGGTGTTGCCACGCTTGACCGCGGCGACGTGGTAAGCCATTTCGGCGTTGGTCACCGGCAGGGTGCTGTCGTGTCCTTGCAACACCATGCCAAGGGAGTCGCCCACCAGCAACACTTCAACACCCGCCTCATTGCAAGCGTGGGCGAAGGTAGCGTCGTAGCAGGTCAGCATGGTGATTTTTTCACCCTTTTGCTTGAGGCTCTGCAATGTGGTCAAGGTGATAGCTGGCATGTAAGAAATCCTCATTCAGGCGCTTGGAAAACTACTGCGGGTAACGCGCGTGATTCTTCATTTACTCAGGCGCACGGTCTTGTGTCGTGCTTTAAAAGCCTGGATTGCGCCCTGTAGTGCCGGGTTGCCGGCAGCGGGACGCCTATAGTCGTGAGGAGAACTCGGGAAGTCAATTGGATGTGTTACCGCAATGTTACGCCGTTGGTGTTACCGGCGTTACTGATGCGATTCAGCATAGATCTGTAGGCGCTGAGCTTGCTCGCGATGAACGATTACGCGGTCTGTCTGGAAACCGCAGTGTTGCCATCGCGGGCAAGTCTTGCTCCTACGGGGCCAGGCGTTCCAGCCCGACGAACGGGCATGCAGCGAGCAGGTCGCGCAGGTGACGACCGTCGGCCAGTTGCAGGTCAGCTGGCGCCAGTTCGGCCAATGGGTACAGCACAAAGGCTCGGGCCTGCATGTGGTAATGGGGGACTTTGAGGCGGGGCTCGTCGATCAGTCGATCGCCGAACAGCAGGATATCCAGATCCAGCGTGCGCGGGCCCCAGCGTTCATGACGCTCGCGACCCTGGTCGATTTCGATGGCTTGCAGTGCATCGAGCAGCTCAAGCGGCGTCAGCGTGCTGTCGAGCGCGGCCACCGCGTTGGTATAACGCGGCTGGCCTGGCAGCAAGGAGTCGCTTTGATAGAAGGACGAAACCCCCACCAACGCTGTCTGGGGTAACTGCGCGAGCGCTTCGACGGCGCTGCGCAATTGTTCCGCGGGAGCGGCGAGGTTGCTGCCCATGCCAATGTAAATGCGTTCCATCGATTTACTCGCCCGACGCACTCGGTACGCCAGCGGCACGTTTGCGCTTGGCGCCACCGCTGCGGCGACGTTTACGCGGCGCACCGCTGGCACCGTCGTCCTTGCCGCTGAGGTCGCGGATCATGTCGCGGCGTTCGCTTTCGTTGGCGTCCTGATAGTCCGTCCACCATTCGCCCAGGCCATTGGTCTGTTCGCCAGCGCTTTCACGCAGTAGCAGGAAGTCGTAACCGGCACGGAATCGCGGGTTGTCCAGCAACAGGTCGGCACGTTTGCCGCTGCGGCGTGGCAGGCGCTCCTGCATGTCCCAGATCTCGCGGATCGGCATGGTGAAGCGCTTTGGAATCGCGATCCGCTGGCATTGCTCGCTGATCAGTTCGTGAGCCGCTTCCTGCATGGCCGGAATCGGCGGCATGCCACGATCCTGCAAGCGCAGTACGCGGGCCGGCAAGGCTGGCCAGAGCAGGGCGGCGAACAGGAACGCTGGCGTCACCGGCTTGTTCTGCTTGATCCGCAGGTCGGTGTTGATCAGCGCTTCGCTGATCAGGGTGTGAGTGTAGGTCGGGTTGTGTTCCAGGGCTTCGGCGCTGGCCGGGAACAGTGGGTCGAACAATTGCAGATCGACCAGCATCTCGAAGGTGTCCGCGGCATGACCCGAAAGGAACAGCTTCAACACTTCTTCGAACAAGCGCGCCGACGGGATCTCGCGCAGCATCGGTGCCAGGTTACGGATTGGCGTGGCACTGTGCTTCTCGATGCCGAAGTCCAGCTTGGCGGCGAAACGCACCGCACGGAGCATCCGCACCGGGTCTTCCTGGTAACGCTGGGTCGGGTCGCCGATCAGGCGGATCAGGTGATTGCGGATGTCGTGTACGCCGTTGGCGTAGTCGAGAATGCGTTCGCTGACCGGATCGTAATACAGGGCGTTAATGGTGAAGTCGCGGCGTTGCGCGTCTTCCTCCAGCGTGCCGTAAACGTTGTCGCGCAGAATGCGCCCGCTTTCGTTACGCGAGGACTGGTTGCTGTCTTCTTCTTCGTCGTTTTGCGGGTGATTGGCGCGGAAGGTCGCGACTTCAATGATTTCGCGACCAAAATGGATGTGCACCAGTTTGAATCGGCGCCCGATGATCCGCGCATTACGAAACTCGGCGCGAACCTGCTCCGGCGTGGCGCTGGTGGCGACGTCGAAATCCTTGGGTGTGATGTTGAGCAGCATGTCGCGCACACAGCCACCGACCAGGTAAGCCTGGTAGCCGGCGCTCTGCAGGCGTTCGACGATGTTCACCGCATAACGGCTGAACTGAGCCCGTTGCAGCGAGTGTTGGCTGCTGTTGAGCACTTCAGGCGTGCTGCGAATGTGTTGCGTACGACGCAAGGGAGAACGGAATGACTGGAACAGCTTCTTCAGCATGGGATGCACTGTTTGAAGGAATGTTCGGCCAAAACGAAGAATGACCGCATGATGGGCCGGGATTCTAGCATTTAGTCGGGGGATGGTGTAGGAAGCTGCGCAAGGTCTCTGTAGCAGCTGTCGAGCCTGTGAGGCCAAACGCCAGAAACTACAAGGGGAGCCGAAGCTCCCCAAGAAGTAGTTGCATGCTCTATTTTTATTTTTGGTTTCGGGCTTCTTGTTTTTGTGTCGCGCCCTTGTCATGAAGGTTTCCTTCATGACCCTCCCAATCGGGAGCCAAGAGCAAACGGATTGCTTTGGTCGCTGTGCTGCAATGATCTGTGCGATCCAACCAGTTCAGGCTCTGCCTTAGGGCAGTTTTTGTTGTTCTCGGCCTGGTTGCGGGGCAAGCCCCAAATACAACGCCTCTCCAAAAGAATCAGTTAGCTACGCCTCTCGCCGTCTTGTTTTTGTTGTGCGTGAGTCGATTCGTCTTATTTTTATTGTCTTGTGCATTGCTTGTTATTGTTCTTGTACCAAACATATAGCAGGTGCCGTGCCAACTTTTGCGAGCCCCAGTAAAACAAGGGGTTAGGTGCCTGGGTCGCCTTTTTCAGGGCCAAAAAAAACCGGGGCTTCGTTACCGTAAGCCCCGGCTTCTGTTACGAGAAAAAGCTGCGGTAACAGTTTTTTCACATTGTCATGTGTTACTCGCACACTCGACAGGTGACGTTCAGCTTTCGCTGGTCGCGCCGGTCTTGCGTCGTGGGATACCCAGGCGCTGACGACGCTCCCACAGGCATTTGCGGCTGACGCCGAGTTTGCGAGCCAATTCGGTTTCGGTCATGTGATCCTGGTGTTCGAGGACGAAGTGCTGGAAGTAGTCTTCCAGTGACAGGTCTTCGGTGGGCTCGTGGCTGGTGTTGCCGGTGCTGCCCTGTTGCGGTGCCAGGCCGATGAACTCGTCATCTTCAAGATCGCTGAGCTCGATATCGATGCCCAGCAACTCGGCAGAAATCTCCGGGCTCTCACACAGGATGACGGCACGCTCGACAGCGTTTTCCAGTTCACGCACGTTGCCCGGCCAGGAGTAATGACGAATTGCCTGTTCGGCGTCCGGAGCGAATTTCAGGTCGGTGCGATTCACGCGCGCGCTCTGGCGGGCGAGGAAAGCATTGGCGATTTCGTTGACGTCCGCGCCACGCTCACGCAGGGCCGGCAGTTTCAGGGCGATAACGTGGAGACGGTAATACAGGTCTTCACGGAACTGGCCGATCTTGGCCAGGCTCTTCAGGTCACGGTGAGTCGCAGCGATCAGGCGTACGTCGACCTTCTGCGATTGCACCGAGCCCACGCGGCGGATTTCACCTTCCTGGAGCACGCGCAGCAGGCGCGCCTGGGCTTCAAGTGGCAGTTCGCCGATTTCATCAAGGAACAAGGTGCCGCCGTCGGCGGCTTCAACCAGGCCCGCGCGCCCGGCGCTGGCGCCGGTAAACGCGCCTTTCTCGTGGCCGAACAGCTCGGACTCGATCAGGCTTTCCGGGATGGCTGCGCAGTTCACCGAAATCATCGGCGCCTTGGCGCGTTTGGACAGGTTGTGCAGGGCGCGGGCGACCAGCTCTTTACCGGTGCCTGATTCGCCCTGAATCAATACATTGGAATCGGTGGGAGCCACTTTACGGATTTTGCCGTACAGATCCTGCATCGGTGGGCACGAGCCGATGATGCCGATTTCGCCATTGCTGTTATCGACAGCGGACTTCGCCGAGCCGCTGGCTTTGCCGACCGCAGGTTCGCCCACGGAGCTTTGCGCCGATTGCCGGTCACGCAGGATGCGTGCGACGGCCTGGAGCATCTCGTCATGGTCGAAAGGCTTGGCGATGTAGTCCACCGCGCCCATCTTCATTGAGTCGACTGCCGAGCGCAGGCTGGCGTAGCTCGTCATGATCAGCACCGGCTTGCCCTGGCCCAGCTTGATCAGCTCGGTGCCCGGTGCGCCAGGCAGGCGCAGGTCACTGACAATCAGGTCGAACGTGGGAATGCTGAAGCGTTCTTGTGCTTCCTGCACTGAACCGGCTTCGCTGACCTGGTACTGGTTACGTTCCAGCAGGCGGCGCAAGGCGGAGCGGATAATTGTTTCGTCTTCGACGATCAAAATGTGCGGCATTGATTCGATACTCTCGACGGTCTCAGTTCACAGCGGACGTCGCTTCGACATGACGCGGTAAGGTCACCCGGATACGGGTGCCGCGTTGGCTTTGTGTGTCAGCCGGGCTGTCGATGGTGATTTGTCCATAATGCTCTTCAACGATGGAATAGACCAGTGCAAGGCCCAGACCGGTGCCTTCGCCAGGATCCTTGGTGGTGAAGAAGGGTTCGAACAATCGGTCCATGATGCTCGACGGGATACCACTGCCCTCGTCTTCCACGATCAGGTCGATCGTGTGTTCGTTGGCTTCACTTTTTACTCGAACCGCACTGCCGGCCGGCGATGCGTCGCGGGCGTTGGACAGCAGGTTGATCAATACCTGGGCGAGCCGCTGCGGATCGCCATCGACCCAATGCTCGGGATCGCACAGGTTAAAGAACTGCACTTCGAAGTTGCGGCGGTTCAGCGCCAGCAGACCAATGGCATCCTGGGCCACCTCGGCCAGACAGACCGGTTCGTCATTGTGCTGATGGCTGCCGGCGTGGGCGAAGCTCATCAGCGACTGAACGATGCGTGACACGCGTTTGGTCTGTTCGAGGATTTGCCCGCTGATTTCCTTCAGTTCGCTGTCTTCTTCGCGCTCTTCGCGCAGGTTCTGCGCCAGACACGCGATGCCGGTGATCGGGTTGCCAATTTCATGGGCCACGCCGGCCGCCAGTCGACCGATACTCGCCAAACGTTCGGAGTGCACCAGTTTGTCTTCGAGCATCTGGGTTTCAGTCAGGTCTTCGACCAGCAATACCAGACCGCTGTTACCGGGCGCGAGCGGTTCGTCGATCGCCGCTTTGTGCAGGTTCAGCCAGCGCGTCTGACCGTCCAGAGCCAGGTGCTGTTTGTGCAAATGCTCGTCGGGAAGATTGATGAAGCCTTGCAGCAGTTCTTTCCACGGCTCGCCGAGGGTGCCCAGGCGTGAACCGACCACGCGTTGCGCGGCGATCCCGGTCAACTCCTCCATGGCCTTGTTCCACATGAGGATTTCCTGATCCTTGGCCAGCGAGCAAACACCCATCGGCAACTCTTGCAAGGTCTGGCGGTGATAGCGGCGCAGGGCATCGAGTTCGGCGGCAAGGCCGGTGAGGCGCGAGTGATAGTCCTCGAGGCGGCTTTCGATGAAGTGAATGTCTTCGGTGACGTAGTTTTCGCCGCCAGCCTTGTACGGCAGGAAGGTTTCGACCATGTCTTGCGCAACGCTCGGGCCCATCAGGCCGGAGAGGTTGGCTTCGATTCGGTCACGCAGGCGGCGCAAGGCATATGGGCGACGCTCGTCGAACGGCAGATAAAGGTCGCGCAGGGCCTGTTCGACTTCTTTCTGCGCGGCTTTGGCGCCCAACGGTTTGGCCAGTTGGGTGGCGAACTCCTGGGGTGAGGCGGCGTGCAGTTCGCGGCGTTGAGGGCGGCGTACGTTGTCCACGGCGCAGGCTTCGGCGGCGCTGGCTTCTTCGGTACTGGCGTTGGTGAACAGCGAGATCAGCGTGAACATCAGCACGTTGGCCGCCAGCGACGCGATCGCCGCCATGTGCCAACTGGTGTCGTCGAGCACGTAGATCATGTTCAGCAATGGGATATAGAAGCCCTGCAGGTTGCCGACCAGCGGCAACAGCATGGTTACCAGCCAGACCAGAATCCCCGCCAGCAACCCGGCGATGAAGCCGCGACGGTTGGCGGTCGGCCAATACAGGACGGACAGTACGCCGGGCAAAAACTGCAGGGTGGCAACGAATGCGACGATGCCCAGGTTGGCCAGGTCCTGCTCGGCGCCCAGCAGCAGATAGAAACCATAGCCGGCCATGATGATCGCGACGATCAAGGCGCGGCGGGTCCATTTCAGCCAGCGGTAGATGTTGCCTTCGGCAGGCGGCTGATACAGCGGCAGCACCAGGTGGTTCAGGGCCATCCCGGACAGCGCCAGGGTGGTGACGATGATCAGGCCGCTGGCAGCTGACAAACCACCGACGTAGGCCAGCAGTGCCAGCGCCTTGCTGTTGGCGGCGATGCCGACGCCGAGGGTGAAGTATTCCGGGTTGGTGGTGGCGCCAAGTTTGAGGCCAGCCCAGAGAATCAGCGGTACGGCCAGGCTCATCAGCAGGAGAAACAGCGGCAAGCCCCAACTCGCACTGACCAGCGAGCGCGGGTTGAGGTTTTCGGTGAAGGTCATGTGGTACATGTGCGGCATCACGATCGCCGAGGCGAAGAACACCAGCAGCAGCGTGCGCCATGGGCCTTCTTGCAGCGGCGTGTGCAGGGCGGCGAGGGCGGTCTGGTTTTGCAGCAACCAGACTTCCAGCTGTTGCGGACCGTCGAACACGCCGTACAAGGCGTAGAGGCCAACGCCGCCAATGGCGATCAGCTTGATCACCGATTCAAAGGCAATCGCGAACACCAGGCCTTCGTGTTTCTCTCGGGTCGCTATATGCCGCGAGCCGAAGAAGATCGTGAACAGGGTGATCAGCGCACAAAAACTCAGGGCGACCCGATGCTGCACCGGCTCACGGGTGAGGATGCCAATCGAATCGGCGACCGCCTGAATCTGCAACGCAAGCAACGGCAGCACGCCGATCAGCATGAAGATGGTGGTCAGCGCGCCGGCCCAGGTGCTGCGGAAACGAAACGCAAACAGGTCGGCCAGGGAGGAAAGTTGATAGGTACGGGTGATCTTCAGAATCGGGTAGAGCAACACCGGCGCCAGCAGAAACGCCCCGGAAACGCCGAGGTAACTGGACAGGAAGCCATAACCGTATTGATAGGCCAGGCCGACCGTGCCGTAGAACGCCCAGGCGCTGGCGTAGACACCCAATGACAAGGTGTAGGTCAGCGGGTGGCGAATGATCGCTCGCGGGATCATTCCGCGTTCACTGATCCAGGCAACACCAAACAGCACCGCCAGGTAGGCGGCACTGATCAGGATCATCTGGGTCAGGCTAAAGCTCATCGGCATCTTTTTGGCTCTGCAGGATGAAGGTCACGACGATCAGAATCAGCCACAGCAGATACGGGCGATACCAGGCGCCAGTGGCGTCGATCCACCAGTCCATGATGGCTGGGGAGAACAGATAGATCCCCACTACCAGGAGCAGGACCAAGCGATAGATGTACATCCCGGCCTCTCTTTATTGTGCGCGTGCCCGAAAACGTGCGGCGATGGTAACGGATGGGCGCCAACCTGCAAGCTTAGTCAGCGTAATTGCGCTTCGGGTAGTGTCAGTGTGCGCGGGATTAACGCCGCATCCCAGTGCCTGATGCCCCAGTTCAATACTTCCCTGGGGCTGGCGTTATCGAGTTCGTGGCCGGGTTTTTGTCCCAGTGCGCGCAGGGCGCGCAGCAACAGGGGGGTCGCCTGATCTT
Proteins encoded in this window:
- a CDS encoding sensor histidine kinase gives rise to the protein MPMSFSLTQMILISAAYLAVLFGVAWISERGMIPRAIIRHPLTYTLSLGVYASAWAFYGTVGLAYQYGYGFLSSYLGVSGAFLLAPVLLYPILKITRTYQLSSLADLFAFRFRSTWAGALTTIFMLIGVLPLLALQIQAVADSIGILTREPVQHRVALSFCALITLFTIFFGSRHIATREKHEGLVFAIAFESVIKLIAIGGVGLYALYGVFDGPQQLEVWLLQNQTALAALHTPLQEGPWRTLLLVFFASAIVMPHMYHMTFTENLNPRSLVSASWGLPLFLLLMSLAVPLILWAGLKLGATTNPEYFTLGVGIAANSKALALLAYVGGLSAASGLIIVTTLALSGMALNHLVLPLYQPPAEGNIYRWLKWTRRALIVAIIMAGYGFYLLLGAEQDLANLGIVAFVATLQFLPGVLSVLYWPTANRRGFIAGLLAGILVWLVTMLLPLVGNLQGFYIPLLNMIYVLDDTSWHMAAIASLAANVLMFTLISLFTNASTEEASAAEACAVDNVRRPQRRELHAASPQEFATQLAKPLGAKAAQKEVEQALRDLYLPFDERRPYALRRLRDRIEANLSGLMGPSVAQDMVETFLPYKAGGENYVTEDIHFIESRLEDYHSRLTGLAAELDALRRYHRQTLQELPMGVCSLAKDQEILMWNKAMEELTGIAAQRVVGSRLGTLGEPWKELLQGFINLPDEHLHKQHLALDGQTRWLNLHKAAIDEPLAPGNSGLVLLVEDLTETQMLEDKLVHSERLASIGRLAAGVAHEIGNPITGIACLAQNLREEREEDSELKEISGQILEQTKRVSRIVQSLMSFAHAGSHQHNDEPVCLAEVAQDAIGLLALNRRNFEVQFFNLCDPEHWVDGDPQRLAQVLINLLSNARDASPAGSAVRVKSEANEHTIDLIVEDEGSGIPSSIMDRLFEPFFTTKDPGEGTGLGLALVYSIVEEHYGQITIDSPADTQSQRGTRIRVTLPRHVEATSAVN